One window from the genome of Pyrobaculum ferrireducens encodes:
- a CDS encoding DUF2258 domain-containing protein: MAAWKLEENIQRDMEKAQESIELYGGHVLKAPNKYEIRTGVVVAARFADKLRRTAFAVFGGIVPREEIVRATSELNKKIYEALISMGVGKLDIVRITVEAAVEGGRLIFGEPKIEWFVPHSEMQKRLEECEKRFAEIRKRIESLLKEIP, translated from the coding sequence ATGGCGGCGTGGAAGCTGGAGGAGAATATTCAACGTGACATGGAGAAGGCTCAGGAAAGTATAGAGCTCTACGGGGGCCACGTATTGAAGGCACCTAACAAGTACGAAATCAGGACGGGGGTCGTCGTGGCGGCTAGATTCGCCGACAAGCTTAGGCGGACGGCCTTTGCGGTGTTCGGCGGCATTGTGCCGAGGGAGGAGATTGTAAGAGCCACCTCTGAGCTCAACAAGAAGATATACGAGGCGCTGATCTCAATGGGCGTTGGTAAGCTCGACATCGTGAGGATAACTGTGGAGGCGGCGGTGGAGGGCGGGAGGCTGATATTCGGCGAGCCGAAGATCGAGTGGTTTGTACCCCACAGCGAGATGCAGAAGAGGCTGGAGGAGTGCGAGAAGAGGTTTGCCGAAATTAGGAAAAGAATAGAGAGTTTGCTGAAGGAGATACCCTAG
- the amrS gene encoding AmmeMemoRadiSam system radical SAM enzyme, with protein sequence MEALLSRALPDGRLECLACARRCKLREGQTGFCGVRSVRGGRLMLDVYGLISAIAVDPIEKKPLTHFYPGAMVLSFSTFGCNWACQYCQNYEISQRRRAEGFEVTPELLVKLAESYGAHGITYTYNEPTIFMEFAHDVGTLARSRGLFNTFVTNGYMTPEAVKYASEFLDAATVDFKGNADEKFLRKYVFIQDAEPIFETLAEMKKHGIWVEVTDLVVPRVGDDLEKARALVRRVIDILGPDVPIHFLRFHPDYKMMDLPPTPVETLERHVEMAKREGARFAYVGNVPGHRYEHTYCPECGRVVIKRRGFDILEINLEEKGGEYRCKFCGAKIPIKGKIMPTWREEFRFVYVPIHTFARWAKR encoded by the coding sequence GTGGAGGCTTTACTGAGTAGGGCACTGCCAGACGGCAGGTTGGAGTGCCTGGCCTGCGCCAGGAGGTGCAAGTTGAGGGAGGGCCAGACGGGGTTCTGCGGCGTCAGGTCTGTGAGAGGCGGCAGGCTGATGCTAGACGTCTACGGCTTAATATCGGCAATAGCGGTGGACCCCATCGAGAAGAAGCCGCTGACCCACTTCTACCCAGGCGCCATGGTACTCTCCTTCTCCACCTTCGGGTGCAACTGGGCATGTCAATACTGCCAAAACTATGAGATAAGCCAGAGGAGGAGGGCGGAGGGCTTCGAGGTGACTCCGGAGCTGTTGGTCAAGCTGGCCGAGAGCTACGGCGCGCACGGCATCACGTATACATACAACGAGCCCACCATATTTATGGAGTTCGCCCACGACGTGGGGACCCTCGCCAGGTCCCGTGGTCTCTTCAACACCTTCGTCACAAACGGCTACATGACCCCCGAGGCGGTGAAGTACGCCAGCGAGTTTCTAGACGCCGCCACGGTGGACTTCAAGGGAAACGCAGACGAAAAGTTCCTCCGGAAGTACGTATTCATCCAAGACGCAGAGCCCATCTTCGAGACCCTAGCCGAGATGAAGAAACACGGGATATGGGTAGAGGTGACAGACCTCGTGGTGCCCCGCGTCGGCGACGACTTGGAGAAGGCCAGGGCCCTCGTGAGGCGCGTCATAGACATACTGGGGCCCGACGTCCCCATACACTTCCTCCGCTTCCACCCCGACTACAAGATGATGGACCTACCCCCCACCCCCGTGGAGACCCTGGAGAGACACGTAGAAATGGCGAAGAGGGAGGGGGCGAGGTTCGCCTACGTGGGCAACGTCCCGGGCCACCGCTATGAACACACCTACTGCCCCGAGTGCGGCCGCGTCGTGATTAAGAGAAGGGGGTTCGACATACTTGAAATAAACCTAGAGGAGAAAGGAGGCGAGTACAGGTGTAAATTCTGCGGAGCCAAGATACCAATTAAGGGAAAGATTATGCCCACATGGCGCGAAGAGTTTCGCTTCGTTTATGTACCAATACACACCTTCGCCAGGTGGGCAAAGCGATAG
- a CDS encoding DUF47 domain-containing protein, translated as MHRLKRVFSSGLEEIKEKLGEHVTLSQESLRILQEVASSRGHDKPHVDEAVRKITALEREGDEIVRELVDRVAQGAVVPTVTNVTLVLLDNVDNILDMIYFAMKEVKRGYHLWKNDAIFSIVSTELKEMLDLVKSMLEYLHNMLRTSDAEELRRHARIISSLEEEIDEIKEAILDKIYNLELNAVEFNHVVSLIYTADKIADNVQDAAYHLATVITSV; from the coding sequence GTGCACAGGCTAAAACGGGTATTTTCAAGCGGTCTAGAGGAGATTAAAGAGAAGCTCGGGGAGCATGTCACTCTGTCCCAAGAGTCGCTCCGCATACTGCAGGAGGTGGCGTCCAGCCGCGGCCACGACAAGCCCCACGTAGACGAGGCGGTAAGGAAGATAACGGCGCTTGAGAGGGAGGGGGACGAAATCGTCAGGGAGCTGGTGGACAGAGTTGCCCAAGGCGCTGTGGTGCCCACAGTCACAAACGTGACCCTCGTCCTCCTCGACAACGTCGACAACATCCTCGACATGATATACTTCGCCATGAAGGAGGTAAAGAGGGGCTACCACCTCTGGAAAAACGACGCCATCTTCTCAATAGTCTCCACAGAGCTGAAGGAGATGCTAGACCTCGTGAAATCGATGCTAGAGTACCTACACAACATGCTGAGGACCAGCGACGCCGAGGAGCTTAGACGCCACGCGCGGATCATAAGCTCCCTCGAGGAGGAAATCGACGAGATAAAAGAGGCGATCCTCGACAAGATATACAACCTGGAGCTAAACGCCGTGGAGTTCAACCACGTGGTATCCCTAATATACACCGCCGACAAAATAGCCGACAACGTGCAAGACGCCGCCTACCACCTGGCCACAGTCATCACCTCGGTCTAA
- a CDS encoding CDC48 family AAA ATPase — translation MSSDVILKVAEARSRDVGRSIVRVPVRVMKKLGIEPGDYVEIIGRKSAYAQVWPAYPEDEDKEVIRMDGIIRQNAGVGIGDTVKVRKAVLKAAQRVVLAPTEPVRVDPEYLKKQILLGKPVARGQAIDVPFYGGAIRFVVVQVQPGPAAYVSIDTEVTVREEPVKEAELTIPRVTWEDIGDLEDAKQKIRELVELPLRHPELFKHLGIEPPKGILLIGPPGTGKTLLAKAVANEANAYFVAINGPEIMSKYYGESEARLREIFEEAKKNAPAIIFIDEIDAIAPKREEVTGEVEKRVVAQLLTLMDGLQERGQVVVIGATNRPDAVDPALRRPGRFDREIHIPMPDKRARREILAVHTRNMPLCTKADVEAKVCNPGDEVDLDKIAEMTHGYTGADIAALAKEAAMASLRKAMNKGMINIEQDTIPPEVLSKLKVGMSDFMDAMKFVHPTVLREVIIEVPEVHWDDIGGYDAIKQELREIVEWPMKYKHYFDELGVEPPKGILLFGPPGVGKTLFAKAVATESGANFIAVRGPELLSKWVGESEKAIREVFKKARMAAPCVVFFDEIDSIAPARGSRLGDSGVTDRMVNQLLAEMDGIGTLKNVVVMAATNRPDILDPALLRPGRFDRVIYVPPPDAKARVEIFKVHTKKVKLADDVNLEELAKRTEGYTGADIAALVREAAMLALRETIKEKALRAKPVSMKHFEEALKRIPPSLTPADIRRYEEMSKTLRRVIAGL, via the coding sequence ATGTCGAGCGATGTTATTCTAAAAGTCGCCGAGGCTAGGTCGCGGGACGTTGGCCGCTCTATTGTGAGGGTTCCTGTTAGGGTGATGAAGAAGTTGGGGATTGAGCCTGGGGATTACGTGGAGATTATTGGGAGGAAGTCTGCCTACGCCCAGGTGTGGCCAGCCTACCCCGAAGACGAGGACAAGGAAGTTATTAGAATGGACGGTATTATTAGACAAAACGCGGGGGTGGGGATAGGCGACACAGTCAAGGTGAGGAAGGCTGTGCTTAAAGCCGCCCAGAGAGTGGTGCTAGCCCCCACAGAGCCGGTCCGGGTAGACCCCGAATATCTCAAAAAACAGATACTACTAGGCAAGCCCGTAGCCAGAGGACAAGCCATAGACGTACCCTTCTACGGAGGCGCCATTAGATTCGTAGTAGTCCAGGTGCAGCCGGGGCCCGCGGCGTACGTCTCCATAGACACAGAGGTGACTGTGCGCGAGGAGCCGGTGAAGGAGGCCGAGCTCACCATCCCCAGAGTCACCTGGGAGGATATTGGTGATTTGGAGGATGCTAAGCAGAAGATTCGTGAGCTTGTGGAGCTTCCTCTTAGACATCCCGAGTTGTTTAAACATTTGGGTATTGAGCCGCCTAAGGGCATCCTTCTGATCGGCCCTCCGGGTACTGGGAAGACTCTCTTGGCTAAGGCTGTGGCTAACGAGGCCAACGCCTACTTCGTGGCGATTAACGGGCCGGAGATTATGTCTAAATACTACGGCGAGTCTGAGGCTAGGCTGAGGGAGATATTTGAAGAGGCTAAGAAAAACGCCCCGGCGATAATCTTCATCGACGAGATAGACGCCATAGCCCCAAAGCGGGAGGAGGTGACGGGGGAGGTGGAGAAGAGAGTAGTAGCCCAACTCCTAACACTAATGGACGGACTACAAGAGAGAGGACAGGTGGTGGTAATAGGCGCCACCAACAGACCAGACGCAGTAGACCCAGCCCTAAGAAGACCAGGAAGATTCGACAGAGAGATTCACATACCTATGCCCGACAAGAGGGCTAGGCGTGAGATACTCGCCGTTCACACTAGAAATATGCCGCTTTGTACAAAAGCAGATGTTGAGGCTAAGGTGTGCAACCCAGGAGACGAGGTGGATCTGGATAAAATCGCCGAGATGACGCATGGCTACACCGGCGCCGACATAGCCGCCTTGGCCAAGGAGGCGGCTATGGCGTCTCTACGCAAGGCCATGAATAAGGGCATGATAAATATAGAGCAGGACACTATACCTCCCGAGGTTCTCAGCAAGTTGAAGGTGGGCATGTCCGACTTCATGGATGCCATGAAGTTTGTCCACCCGACTGTGCTCCGTGAGGTGATTATCGAGGTGCCGGAGGTGCACTGGGATGACATCGGCGGCTATGATGCGATAAAACAGGAGCTGAGGGAGATAGTGGAGTGGCCTATGAAGTACAAGCACTACTTCGACGAGCTGGGCGTGGAGCCTCCCAAGGGCATCCTCCTCTTCGGGCCGCCGGGGGTGGGCAAGACCTTGTTCGCCAAAGCCGTGGCCACGGAGTCTGGCGCCAACTTCATAGCAGTTAGGGGGCCTGAGCTGTTGTCTAAGTGGGTTGGCGAGAGCGAGAAGGCGATTAGAGAGGTGTTCAAGAAGGCGCGTATGGCCGCTCCCTGCGTAGTGTTTTTCGACGAGATCGACTCCATAGCGCCGGCCCGGGGCTCTAGGCTTGGGGACTCCGGCGTGACTGATAGAATGGTTAACCAGCTACTCGCCGAGATGGACGGCATCGGCACGCTGAAGAACGTGGTGGTGATGGCGGCCACCAACAGGCCGGACATCCTAGACCCAGCCCTCCTGAGGCCCGGGCGCTTCGACCGCGTTATCTACGTCCCGCCTCCCGACGCAAAGGCTAGGGTGGAGATATTTAAGGTGCACACGAAAAAAGTAAAGCTGGCTGATGACGTCAATCTAGAGGAGCTTGCCAAGAGGACTGAGGGCTACACAGGCGCCGACATCGCCGCCTTGGTGAGAGAGGCGGCTATGCTGGCACTGAGGGAGACCATAAAGGAAAAGGCGCTGAGAGCAAAGCCGGTGTCTATGAAGCATTTTGAAGAGGCGTTGAAGAGAATACCCCCATCGCTCACGCCGGCAGATATCCGCCGCTACGAAGAGATGTCCAAGACTCTGCGGCGCGTCATAGCTGGCTTATAA
- a CDS encoding redox-regulated ATPase YchF — translation MVTQTRVQIGIVGKPNAGKSTFFAAATMKDVKISPTPFTTIDPNVGVGYVRIDDCPCRNVKCNPRSYTVAEGVCYAPVELIDVAGLVPGAWQGRGLGNQFLDHLRRAPALIHVVDASGSTDEEGRLVKPGTHDPVRDVEFLEREVDMWMASIVRRDWDKVVRLVEFSKRNIAEVLLEKLAGLGMSRGGVEKALEESGLAKKPPSRWEDADFYKFAHLARSFSKPIVIAANKVDLPEGEEGYKKLREAYPNRVIIPTSAEAELALRRAATKGLVRYKPGDGQFEITGQVTPQQKAVLERIADVLKKWGGTGVVQAVNAAVFNALQYVAVYPVEDEKRLSDREGNVLPDLLLVPRTYTARDVAYAIHTELGERFVAALDARSGRRLASDEPVTHGLIVKIVAR, via the coding sequence GTGGTCACACAGACGAGGGTACAAATAGGTATCGTGGGGAAGCCCAACGCCGGCAAGTCGACGTTCTTCGCCGCGGCGACTATGAAAGACGTGAAGATCTCCCCCACCCCCTTCACCACCATCGACCCCAACGTGGGCGTCGGCTACGTGAGGATAGACGACTGCCCCTGTAGAAACGTGAAGTGCAACCCCCGTAGCTACACGGTGGCGGAGGGCGTGTGCTACGCGCCTGTGGAGCTTATAGACGTCGCCGGGCTCGTCCCCGGCGCCTGGCAGGGCAGGGGCCTCGGCAACCAGTTTCTAGACCACCTACGGAGGGCCCCGGCGCTTATACACGTGGTAGACGCCTCGGGATCCACCGACGAGGAGGGCCGCCTGGTGAAGCCCGGCACGCACGACCCGGTTAGAGACGTGGAGTTTTTGGAAAGGGAGGTGGATATGTGGATGGCGTCGATAGTGAGGAGGGACTGGGACAAGGTGGTTAGGCTCGTGGAGTTCAGCAAGCGGAATATCGCGGAGGTCCTGCTGGAGAAGCTGGCGGGCCTGGGCATGAGCCGGGGAGGCGTAGAGAAGGCGCTTGAGGAGTCCGGGCTGGCTAAGAAGCCCCCCAGCAGGTGGGAGGATGCCGATTTCTACAAATTTGCCCACCTAGCCAGATCTTTCAGCAAGCCCATAGTCATAGCGGCTAACAAGGTAGACCTACCCGAGGGGGAGGAGGGATACAAGAAGCTGAGAGAGGCGTACCCCAACAGAGTGATAATCCCCACGTCGGCGGAGGCGGAGCTGGCGTTGCGGAGGGCGGCTACCAAGGGATTAGTTAGGTACAAGCCCGGCGACGGGCAGTTCGAGATCACGGGACAGGTCACGCCTCAGCAAAAAGCCGTGTTGGAGAGGATCGCGGATGTCCTCAAGAAGTGGGGAGGCACCGGCGTCGTGCAGGCGGTGAACGCCGCCGTCTTCAACGCCCTTCAGTACGTCGCCGTCTACCCGGTAGAGGACGAGAAGCGGCTTAGCGATAGGGAAGGCAACGTCCTGCCCGACCTGCTACTGGTGCCCCGCACCTATACCGCCAGGGATGTGGCCTACGCGATCCACACAGAGCTAGGAGAGAGGTTCGTCGCGGCGCTCGACGCCAGAAGTGGGCGCAGACTCGCCTCAGATGAGCCAGTCACCCACGGGCTTATCGTAAAGATAGTGGCTAGGTAG
- a CDS encoding SPOUT family RNA methylase, with translation MDIIVKTRREFERIAASHIKELLPAAEVTPAPMGYLGVVFVGGLGAERWRAAELIAQKIPEADRVLVVEEAVRAEPGDIERAAVEVARRYISPGDTFAIRTTRRGTHSFTSIDINVRVGAAVKEATGAEVDLEEPTKPIYVEIFQDTAAICTPATGEYRKMRRDKPLSLQNLRKVALGQFVYEGDEEAVRKMGERIGRAAQTFEVGELTVLLHKPVPAKTLRVFLDAVEEGIESRYQIQIKSYGRSVWRVPVYVYELYQYVRDRSGEPIVVTDPKGDYITHVKERLAELFRSKRVNILIGAREGVPPGVFRFASLVVDLVPEVTIATDFVIPSIAIAIVAALEEAGALPKYAGKRRRAPMQDKE, from the coding sequence GTGGACATAATTGTAAAGACGAGGAGGGAGTTCGAGAGGATAGCGGCGTCTCACATAAAGGAGCTCCTGCCGGCGGCCGAAGTCACGCCGGCCCCCATGGGCTACCTAGGGGTGGTGTTCGTAGGCGGGCTGGGGGCCGAGAGGTGGAGGGCGGCGGAGTTGATAGCCCAGAAAATACCAGAGGCAGACAGAGTGCTCGTCGTAGAGGAGGCTGTGAGGGCCGAGCCGGGGGATATCGAACGGGCGGCTGTGGAGGTGGCCAGGCGCTACATCTCGCCTGGCGACACCTTCGCCATTAGGACAACCAGAAGAGGGACCCACAGCTTCACCTCTATAGACATCAACGTGAGAGTGGGGGCAGCGGTTAAAGAAGCCACGGGGGCCGAGGTAGATCTCGAAGAACCCACGAAGCCCATATACGTGGAGATATTCCAAGACACAGCCGCCATCTGCACCCCTGCGACTGGGGAGTACAGGAAAATGCGCCGCGATAAGCCGCTGTCGCTACAAAACCTCAGGAAGGTGGCCCTCGGCCAGTTTGTATACGAGGGAGACGAGGAGGCGGTGAGGAAAATGGGCGAGAGAATCGGACGTGCGGCGCAGACGTTTGAGGTGGGGGAGCTGACAGTGCTCCTCCACAAGCCCGTGCCGGCGAAGACACTGAGGGTCTTCCTAGACGCCGTGGAGGAGGGGATTGAGAGCAGGTACCAGATACAGATCAAAAGCTACGGCAGATCCGTGTGGAGGGTGCCAGTCTACGTCTACGAGCTGTATCAATACGTAAGGGACAGGTCCGGCGAGCCCATAGTCGTGACGGACCCCAAGGGCGACTACATAACACATGTAAAGGAGAGGCTCGCAGAGCTGTTTAGAAGCAAGAGGGTAAACATACTCATAGGGGCGAGGGAGGGGGTGCCCCCTGGGGTGTTCCGATTCGCCTCCCTCGTCGTGGACCTAGTCCCAGAGGTTACCATAGCCACAGATTTCGTAATACCGTCAATAGCCATCGCCATTGTGGCGGCGCTGGAGGAGGCCGGGGCCCTGCCCAAATACGCCGGCAAGCGGAGGAGAGCCCCCATGCAAGACAAAGAGTAG
- a CDS encoding 30S ribosomal protein S11 has product MSTQEQPQQQQQPQKLRWGIAWIYSSSNNTIITITDLTGAETVARVSGGMVVRADKDKPSPWAAMQAAYKAAQLALARGINAVHIKVRGPGGYGMKVPGPGASAAIRALARSGLVIGRIEDVTPIPHDIIRPPSGRKGRRV; this is encoded by the coding sequence ATGTCGACGCAAGAACAGCCACAGCAACAACAACAGCCGCAGAAGCTGAGGTGGGGGATCGCGTGGATATACTCATCTTCAAACAACACCATTATCACAATAACCGACTTGACGGGGGCAGAGACCGTGGCTCGCGTAAGCGGCGGGATGGTTGTGAGAGCCGACAAAGACAAGCCCTCTCCATGGGCCGCCATGCAGGCGGCATACAAAGCCGCGCAGCTAGCACTCGCCAGGGGGATAAACGCCGTCCATATAAAAGTGAGGGGGCCAGGGGGATACGGGATGAAGGTCCCAGGCCCCGGCGCCTCCGCGGCGATAAGAGCCCTGGCGAGGTCGGGCTTAGTAATCGGCCGGATCGAGGACGTGACGCCGATTCCACACGACATCATTAGGCCGCCCAGCGGCCGCAAAGGCAGGAGAGTCTAA
- a CDS encoding CBS domain-containing protein, translated as MLRKEELEKLVEKPSPQFVRDVLEHPPFRVTVNTTLETLVSHLRKFPVDVVPVFKSVFSEEVAGVVYPHTGLLIKSRKLDAKIGEFVNPPIFVKESWRIDNVLEILTSEAKWGAVVVDEEGRYVGVVTLRGLLSALLLREPKAKSVAAVYTPAREEKSRVGFVKAIERLSRVFKKLVGGEVDGYVVLNREGGVAGVLTVWDLIKSRRWFKGAGEPRPLFGTRVARGESRHVGVARVWRLMFRGVAVATPDTPVEEVARYMATTGLYFVPVVDREGRAIGSVSVWDVIHAYLYGPKEGREDLGVRKAVEVAVAKPPVEEVIRLRPSKHVTGLRARDVMLTDVPSINLRDTLSSIRKMFLRTGTGILAVVDDDGRVVGFVTRRDFVAYIAEKSMGYWRRQKGKVLMLKEQVMPGERAKIVVEEGTAGDVMKTEYPTAGPDATVEEIAYKMLAAGTDYVVITDATNAPVGVVTKDELLKAFKERGRSVKVGELMTPADIASVELFSSLSSVVKRINAYELDGVVVKEGGEIKGVVTVDDLTLRPIEESFRGEKLVFFTKSGVLRKVKTGLSRLRYSKVGTLTAFDVMRPVNYVVGADVDAREVVDKLLEQDVVPVVGEDGRLVGVLNKMDVVKELARVYVTYAMPEKVKEVEKAESRVK; from the coding sequence GTGCTGAGGAAGGAGGAGTTGGAAAAACTGGTGGAGAAGCCGTCGCCTCAGTTTGTTAGAGATGTGCTGGAGCACCCCCCATTTAGAGTGACCGTAAACACCACGCTTGAAACTCTGGTGTCGCATCTCAGGAAGTTCCCCGTGGACGTAGTCCCCGTGTTTAAGTCCGTATTCTCTGAAGAGGTGGCTGGCGTCGTCTACCCCCACACAGGTCTGTTGATTAAGAGTAGGAAGCTGGATGCGAAAATAGGCGAGTTTGTAAACCCACCTATCTTTGTCAAGGAGAGCTGGAGAATAGACAACGTATTGGAGATTTTGACAAGCGAGGCGAAGTGGGGAGCCGTGGTGGTGGATGAAGAGGGGAGGTACGTGGGGGTGGTCACGCTCAGAGGCCTACTCTCAGCGCTGTTGCTGAGGGAGCCTAAGGCCAAGTCCGTGGCCGCCGTGTACACCCCGGCGAGGGAGGAGAAGTCCCGGGTGGGCTTTGTCAAAGCCATTGAGAGGTTATCTAGGGTATTTAAGAAGCTGGTGGGCGGCGAGGTGGACGGCTACGTCGTCCTTAACAGAGAGGGGGGCGTCGCCGGGGTTCTCACAGTGTGGGATTTAATAAAGTCGCGTAGGTGGTTCAAGGGGGCTGGGGAGCCGCGCCCCCTCTTCGGCACCAGGGTTGCGAGGGGCGAGAGCAGACATGTAGGCGTCGCCAGGGTGTGGAGGCTGATGTTTAGAGGCGTCGCGGTGGCGACTCCCGACACCCCTGTGGAGGAGGTGGCTAGGTACATGGCCACCACTGGGCTCTACTTCGTGCCTGTGGTGGATAGAGAGGGCAGGGCGATAGGCTCGGTGTCTGTGTGGGACGTCATCCACGCATACCTATACGGACCTAAGGAGGGGCGGGAGGATTTGGGGGTGAGGAAGGCGGTGGAGGTGGCTGTGGCGAAGCCGCCTGTGGAGGAGGTGATTAGGCTAAGGCCTTCTAAACACGTGACCGGCCTCAGGGCGCGGGACGTCATGCTCACAGACGTCCCGTCGATCAACCTGAGAGACACCCTCTCCAGCATACGTAAGATGTTTCTACGCACGGGGACCGGTATTCTAGCTGTGGTGGACGACGACGGCAGGGTGGTTGGGTTCGTCACGAGGAGGGACTTCGTAGCGTACATAGCGGAGAAATCCATGGGGTACTGGAGGAGGCAGAAGGGCAAGGTGTTGATGTTGAAGGAGCAGGTTATGCCGGGGGAGCGGGCTAAGATCGTGGTCGAGGAGGGCACAGCTGGCGACGTGATGAAGACAGAGTACCCGACGGCGGGTCCCGACGCCACGGTGGAGGAGATAGCCTACAAAATGTTGGCCGCCGGCACCGACTACGTAGTTATAACCGATGCGACTAACGCGCCGGTGGGGGTTGTCACGAAGGACGAGTTGTTAAAGGCCTTTAAAGAGAGGGGGAGGAGCGTAAAGGTGGGTGAGCTGATGACGCCCGCTGATATAGCTTCGGTGGAGCTGTTTAGTAGCCTCTCCTCTGTGGTGAAGAGGATAAACGCTTACGAGCTCGACGGGGTGGTGGTGAAGGAAGGCGGCGAGATAAAAGGCGTCGTCACGGTAGATGATCTCACGCTGAGGCCTATAGAGGAGAGCTTCAGAGGAGAGAAACTCGTCTTCTTCACAAAGTCGGGAGTTTTAAGAAAGGTGAAGACGGGGCTTAGTAGGCTTAGGTATTCTAAGGTAGGTACGTTAACTGCGTTTGACGTCATGAGGCCGGTCAACTATGTAGTCGGTGCGGACGTCGACGCTAGGGAGGTGGTGGATAAACTACTTGAACAAGACGTAGTTCCGGTTGTGGGCGAAGATGGGAGACTCGTCGGCGTGCTTAACAAAATGGATGTTGTGAAGGAGCTGGCGAGGGTCTACGTCACCTACGCCATGCCCGAGAAGGTGAAAGAAGTCGAAAAGGCAGAAAGCCGGGTTAAGTAG
- the hsp20 gene encoding archaeal heat shock protein Hsp20, whose protein sequence is MSIFDEFERFMKRWQRFFEEIERQIEEDFRRFSAQPPPGGGRPRYYYYGFEITMGPDGRPVVREFGNVRRRSDVEKIEVVDEIDPLTDVVEEDDKIKVVVDMPGVEKDDIKLYISEDGRTLTIDARSKDRKYHKEIRLPAAVDPNKAKATYKNGVLSVELEKTEKRKRGFEIKVD, encoded by the coding sequence ATGTCTATATTTGACGAATTTGAGAGATTTATGAAGAGGTGGCAGAGATTCTTCGAGGAGATTGAGAGACAGATAGAGGAGGACTTCAGGAGGTTCTCAGCCCAGCCGCCGCCGGGCGGCGGGAGGCCTAGGTACTACTACTACGGATTTGAAATCACCATGGGGCCGGACGGCAGACCCGTGGTGCGGGAGTTCGGCAACGTCAGAAGGAGGTCCGACGTAGAGAAAATTGAAGTAGTCGACGAGATAGACCCGCTGACGGACGTCGTGGAGGAGGACGACAAGATTAAAGTCGTGGTGGATATGCCAGGCGTCGAGAAGGATGACATAAAGCTGTACATAAGCGAGGACGGGAGGACCCTCACAATAGACGCCAGGAGCAAAGACCGGAAGTACCACAAAGAGATTAGACTGCCGGCGGCTGTCGACCCCAACAAGGCCAAGGCCACGTATAAAAACGGAGTCCTCTCCGTAGAGCTCGAGAAAACCGAGAAGAGAAAAAGGGGGTTTGAGATAAAGGTCGACTAG